The region AGTCGACGCCATGAAGGATCAATACGACTTGCGACAGCTGGCAGCGTCATTGGTAGGACGAATTGCCCGCAAGTATTCAGGCTCGAATACTCTGCTGCGACCGAAACTCACGCGCACGTGCTTAAAGTACTTTTTGGATCCAACGAAGCCACCTGCCGTTTTGTACGGAGCCATCTACGGACTCTTGGAGGCTGGTGGTCCAGAAGCCATTCGCGTCTTGGTGCTACGAAACATGAAGACATTTGACTCGGCTATTTTGCAGCCAATGAAGGAGAGATCAGAGGGGAGCATCGAGTACGAGATGCTGGTGCAAGGTCTAGTCCAAGCAATTGCGTCGTTGGCGCAACGCGGCGAATTAGGCGCAACGAACGGTGTCAATGGTGCAGCGTCAGGTTCAGAACTGTCCGACCTGACTGAGTTTATTGGCCCCATCGTCGGGCGCAAGATTGCAACGGCAGGGAATCGTGCGCTGGTGAAAACCATTCTCGACGCCCGGTCATTGGAATAGAACTTCTAGTTGGGAGGGCAGGATATTTGGCGAATTGGCGTTTAGGAACGATATCAAAATGGGTTTGATTCACGTACAAGCAGCACGTAGAACACAAGTTTAGCAGACAAGAACTAATGAAAGAATCGCCGCACGGCTGATATTCTACATTTACATGGAAGCACGACGTAGCGCACTGTCCATACCTCCCTTGACAAAAGGAATTCCTCCCAAACCCCATAATACACATTCTTCCATTTTTATTTTCCCCAAATCCCTCCATCCCCGGCATCCTTACAAACcgaaagccaagaacaatCCCCCCAAAATACTCGACGTCCAGAGCGCCATCTCACCCTTCTTAATACTCGGCTTCGCAAACCCCTTGCCCAAATCAAACCACAAGTGTCTCAACCCATTGATGAAGTGGTACGCAAACGGGAACCCCAGCATGAACTTGATCCCGCCCTTAACAGCAAACGGCAGGGCCGCAAAGCTCGACACAAGACTCGCCGTCTCGAGGTGCCACCCCAGAAGCGGCGCGCCCAGATACGCCGTGAAGTAGAGGTACGCTGCGCCGGAGAGGGTGCAGCCCGTGATGCGCGTCCACGCCGAGTGGCCGAGCCAGGTCTGTTCGATCTTGTAGATGCCCAGGTTGGGGGAGACGGGGCGCTGCAGGCGCTGGTTGACGAGGATCTGGTGGCCGTCTTCTTGGGAGATTTTGGATGTCGTCACCGGTCTGGATTTGTTAGATTTGTCGTGGTTGGGATGGTTGTGGACGTACCGGGTTTGAAGGGCAGCTGCTCTGGGCAGTTGGGCGAATAGCCCGGCCGGACCTAATTGAATTAGTATTAGAATGGCAAATCTCAAGAGTTTGTCGTACCTCTGCGCAAAGCAGTCACGCCAACACGTTGGGCAATCATATCGTCGAGTAGGTCAGTGATACGGACCGATGAAGGTTGCAAGGACGGGATTCCAAACTGCACGAGGAAGCTAAGGGAATTCGGTTCCTCGGTCCAAGCTACCAATCATGGGGTGCCAATTCCTCATCTTGCTTGCACGTGATTAAGTCGCCTATATGAGTCACG is a window of Pochonia chlamydosporia 170 chromosome 5, whole genome shotgun sequence DNA encoding:
- a CDS encoding succinate dehydrogenase cytochrome b subunit (similar to Metarhizium acridum CQMa 102 XP_007813657.1) gives rise to the protein MIAQRVGVTALRRGPAGLFAQLPRAAALQTRPVTTSKISQEDGHQILVNQRLQRPVSPNLGIYKIEQTWLGHSAWTRITGCTLSGAAYLYFTAYLGAPLLGWHLETASLVSSFAALPFAVKGGIKFMLGFPFAYHFINGLRHLWFDLGKGFAKPSIKKGEMALWTSSILGGLFLAFGL